A section of the Pseudovibrio sp. M1P-2-3 genome encodes:
- a CDS encoding YcaO-like family protein — translation MSTVKKKYRKGTHRLVSPEETISRVEPFLQFFGITRVANITGLDRVGLPVVAVYRPNARSLAVSQGKGLDLFSAKASGIMEAIEGYHAEHAKLLLRLASLREITQDGAALDVARLPRVENRLLGLDHQILWCEGYELMVEEPVWIPFEMVHTNFTLPLSGSSGHFQMSSNGLASGNCWLEAVSHGICELVERDALALWTARGAMESPQGRLDLSSVEDQECLRVLQMLHGAGLAVGVWSITTDIGLPAFACTIVDQQPNHLGQLYASEGSGCHCAREVALLRALTEAAQTRLTFIAGARDDAHRDFFETARNPVQVNKIRNLIDEGAERASFVFSEAPSFDGESFEEDISYQLSQLRVVGIEQVATVNLGGVVEGIEVARVVIPGLEGLHDAPGYVPGKRLKLFETSQSDGT, via the coding sequence GTGTCTACAGTGAAGAAGAAGTACCGCAAAGGTACTCACCGGCTCGTGTCTCCTGAAGAGACTATTTCGCGTGTTGAACCATTTTTGCAGTTTTTTGGCATAACCCGGGTGGCGAATATCACCGGGCTTGATAGGGTTGGCCTGCCTGTTGTTGCAGTCTACCGGCCTAATGCCCGCTCACTTGCGGTCTCGCAGGGGAAGGGGTTGGATCTTTTTTCTGCGAAGGCCTCCGGTATCATGGAGGCCATTGAAGGATACCACGCGGAACATGCAAAACTTCTATTGCGTTTGGCCAGCTTGAGGGAAATTACTCAAGACGGAGCTGCTCTAGATGTGGCGCGTTTGCCCCGTGTTGAAAACAGATTACTGGGCCTAGACCACCAGATTTTGTGGTGTGAAGGATACGAGCTGATGGTCGAAGAGCCGGTTTGGATTCCTTTTGAGATGGTTCACACCAACTTTACACTTCCACTTTCTGGCAGTAGCGGCCACTTTCAGATGAGTTCCAACGGGCTTGCCAGTGGAAACTGCTGGCTCGAAGCCGTTAGTCATGGGATCTGCGAGTTAGTGGAGAGGGATGCGCTTGCCCTTTGGACCGCGCGTGGTGCTATGGAAAGTCCGCAGGGGCGGCTGGATTTGTCAAGTGTTGAAGACCAAGAGTGTCTTCGGGTGTTACAAATGCTTCACGGTGCCGGACTGGCCGTAGGCGTTTGGTCTATTACAACAGATATTGGTCTGCCAGCCTTTGCTTGTACTATTGTTGACCAGCAGCCCAATCATCTGGGCCAATTGTATGCAAGTGAGGGCAGTGGATGCCATTGTGCTCGTGAAGTTGCTCTTTTGAGGGCGTTGACGGAAGCAGCACAAACGCGGCTTACCTTCATAGCCGGTGCCAGAGATGATGCGCATCGCGACTTTTTTGAAACTGCTCGAAATCCAGTGCAGGTAAACAAAATTCGGAATTTAATAGATGAAGGTGCTGAGCGAGCCAGTTTTGTGTTTTCTGAAGCCCCTAGCTTTGACGGAGAGAGTTTTGAAGAGGATATCTCCTATCAGCTTTCGCAGCTTCGCGTTGTAGGTATTGAGCAAGTCGCAACAGTCAATCTTGGTGGGGTTGTTGAGGGAATTGAGGTTGCACGTGTTGTTATTCCCGGTCTTGAAGGTCTGCACGATGCGCCCGGTTATGTTCCGGGTAAACGATTGAAGCTTTTTGAAACTTCCCAATCTGATGGCACTTAA
- a CDS encoding TfuA-like protein, producing MSTVVFLGPSLSLSEAKDQLPATFLPPASQGDIYRAVKKGARLIGIVDGFFEQVPAVWHKEILWAMSQGVHVYGASSMGALRAAELACFGMVGIGKVFQAYYEAKLEDDDEVAITHGPAELGYPKLSEAMVNIRATLDRAENERVISKIFRAQCEETARSYHFSSRSYERLLSALEGQADNDEIARLRGWLPHGKVDIKREDAVELLKVLSEQQAQATKPKEVSYSFAHTDTWEKLIRQVEASESSEEIDDLLDELRLNPKRYGQIIEGAVARALALREADRTALAEQPEKFQYKLHSFFVKRDIIEGPDIQKWLEHNRLVADELISLIKREQRIETIRAGLELEIKKSLVDVLRSAGIYGDLLEKIADKNRLVSAVDLDIFFETEDNPSADQLLSWHFNERLETGLPAHLDSHITGLGLKSRRAFLQTLARDYLYEAAVSSIPQLEGSEATN from the coding sequence ATGTCTACTGTTGTTTTTCTTGGCCCGAGCCTTTCGCTTTCTGAAGCCAAAGATCAGTTACCTGCGACTTTTCTTCCCCCAGCTTCACAGGGCGATATTTACAGAGCTGTTAAGAAAGGTGCACGTCTGATTGGTATCGTGGATGGGTTTTTCGAACAGGTTCCTGCAGTCTGGCACAAAGAGATTCTCTGGGCAATGTCTCAGGGTGTGCATGTTTACGGCGCTTCGAGCATGGGAGCGTTGCGGGCGGCTGAATTGGCTTGTTTTGGCATGGTTGGCATTGGTAAGGTTTTTCAGGCCTATTACGAAGCAAAGCTTGAAGATGATGATGAGGTTGCAATTACCCATGGGCCAGCAGAGCTGGGATACCCGAAGCTGTCTGAAGCTATGGTCAATATTCGGGCAACTCTCGATCGGGCTGAAAATGAACGGGTGATTTCGAAGATTTTTCGGGCGCAGTGTGAGGAAACGGCCAGGTCCTATCATTTTTCTTCGCGCAGTTATGAACGCTTGTTGTCAGCTTTGGAAGGGCAGGCCGATAATGATGAGATTGCGCGGCTTAGGGGCTGGTTGCCCCATGGTAAAGTAGATATTAAGCGCGAAGACGCTGTGGAGCTGCTCAAGGTTTTATCTGAGCAACAGGCTCAGGCAACCAAACCCAAAGAGGTTTCATACTCCTTTGCGCACACAGATACATGGGAGAAACTCATTCGGCAGGTGGAAGCATCCGAAAGCTCCGAAGAGATTGATGATCTGCTGGATGAGTTGCGTCTTAATCCAAAGCGGTATGGCCAAATTATTGAGGGGGCCGTTGCCCGTGCTCTTGCATTAAGGGAAGCAGATCGCACTGCACTGGCAGAGCAGCCGGAAAAATTTCAGTACAAGCTCCACTCCTTCTTCGTCAAACGCGACATTATTGAGGGTCCCGACATTCAGAAGTGGTTGGAGCACAACAGGCTTGTTGCAGATGAGCTGATTTCTCTTATTAAGCGCGAGCAACGTATCGAAACCATAAGGGCTGGTTTGGAACTTGAGATCAAAAAGTCCTTAGTAGATGTTTTGCGCTCTGCAGGGATATATGGTGATCTCCTTGAGAAAATTGCTGACAAGAATAGGTTGGTTTCAGCAGTTGATCTGGATATTTTTTTCGAAACTGAAGATAATCCTTCTGCGGACCAGCTTCTGAGCTGGCATTTTAATGAGCGCTTGGAGACCGGCCTTCCGGCGCATCTGGACAGTCACATTACTGGTTTGGGCCTGAAGAGCCGAAGGGCTTTTCTCCAGACTCTGGCCAGAGATTATCTTTATGAGGCTGCGGTGTCTTCCATTCCTCAACTGGAAGGCAGTGAGGCGACTAACTGA
- a CDS encoding SDR family oxidoreductase: protein MILVVGATGVLGSKTCKHLLEKGLQVRAMVRNSSSQETIETLKKLGAEIVVADLKDPVSVKSACKGVAAVVSTATSVSRPSETNSFESVDQQGQLNLVALAQESGVNHFLYISFPEFQGTFPLQSAKRAVEAALRTYGMDYTIIQAPHFQESWLAAPTGINPQTNAMLTFGGGKGKISWISIDDVCEAIGASLKAPEVKNRTLQIGGAEALSQEDIILRCENLAGRTLKREDLPQKQLDIMFSSGDSVMQTFSGLMNVCVKDGCEVDNTEAEKILGFRPRPIEDHLTQLVASLPSS, encoded by the coding sequence ATGATCCTAGTTGTTGGAGCAACTGGCGTGCTCGGGTCTAAAACCTGTAAGCATTTGCTGGAAAAAGGTCTGCAGGTCAGAGCAATGGTGCGTAACAGCAGCAGCCAAGAGACCATTGAAACGCTGAAAAAACTTGGCGCTGAAATTGTCGTGGCGGACCTGAAAGATCCAGTCTCCGTAAAATCTGCCTGCAAAGGTGTAGCTGCAGTCGTATCTACCGCAACATCTGTCTCCCGGCCAAGCGAAACCAACAGTTTTGAAAGCGTTGACCAGCAAGGACAACTGAATCTGGTCGCACTTGCTCAAGAAAGCGGCGTCAACCACTTCCTATATATTTCCTTTCCCGAATTTCAGGGTACATTTCCGCTCCAGAGCGCGAAAAGGGCCGTCGAAGCTGCCTTACGTACCTATGGAATGGATTACACCATCATTCAGGCCCCGCATTTTCAGGAATCCTGGCTGGCAGCACCCACCGGCATAAATCCGCAGACCAATGCAATGCTCACGTTTGGCGGTGGGAAAGGCAAGATCTCCTGGATTTCTATTGATGATGTATGTGAAGCTATCGGCGCAAGTCTGAAAGCTCCTGAAGTCAAAAACCGCACGCTTCAGATTGGTGGCGCTGAGGCACTTAGTCAGGAAGACATTATCTTGCGCTGCGAAAACCTTGCGGGTAGAACGTTGAAACGGGAGGATTTGCCCCAGAAGCAACTAGATATCATGTTCTCATCTGGAGACTCGGTAATGCAAACATTTTCCGGCTTGATGAACGTGTGCGTCAAAGATGGCTGCGAAGTTGACAACACAGAAGCCGAGAAGATTTTAGGCTTCCGCCCCCGGCCAATCGAAGACCATCTCACTCAGTTAGTCGCCTCACTGCCTTCCAGTTGA
- a CDS encoding protein kinase domain-containing protein: protein MKKIGKQLGPYKIIKPIGQGSMGVVFAAKHALTDKQVAIKVATKSDVSKLNQLRREIRSLAKLKHPGVIQVIEHGISEGLPWYAMERLTEPTLANTIVQIWSHQHGSRTTPTNQISLRADYSPEATQISLEDIILSDNINYNDNEEMIDIRNQAAAGQLDDILTLIYGICEVLAYVHGLGIIHRDLKPDNVFILKNKLPVLVDFGLVTQVRGTIGREVIENAQVVSGSPHFMAPEQIRNETLDARCDLYSLGCILYELVTSLKPFSGSRAQIFHAHLERIPLKPSNLVHGVPKALDDLIMALLAKEVNRRIGYAETVLQALEDLGTQRPQWPSAIPSARAYLYRASFIENARVSTDIESHLRRVKKGAGQILVVMGESGLGKTRLGSEMAKKAQRSGMEVVCCECAAKGGDNAQSKPISQPLYPFLQLLDQVADNCMEGGEASFQTLCGKHAAVLCEYSSSIKELPWTQLLPAPPKLEQEQAITRLFEALRSVLAAYSKICPLLVILDDLQWADGLTLAFIKYLSEYGLDDAPVLLLGTMRSEERTQEINGILSADNVKEVSLARMDIRDIKKLASGMLTVSQLPHTFAEFLFERSNGNPFFIAEYLRTAITERVLCRDQTGKWAFADQALFEFTNYESLLLPDTISDLIELRLARLKPIARKVVDCAALIGRHFETDLIASVKGLTEETVGQVIDELVERQILETDDKDGFRFLHDKIREVAEAQLTSERQRELHSKIARQLDKLRNDAKGQQSNNVRLGHHWACAQVPDKAAQHLRLAADQAHRHHAIEEALQLNQRALLETQKARRQQPERKAHWDRETITANEALAALHSLKRDYEPARNALRQALDQKPGDFITKARLNRLLGKTFETEHRHKEALAAYSEAERLLNSDPAPSCAWGDELIEVKLGRLWTHYWAANSHLMGIEISETQALIKERGTPRHLYQFYLTQIFRDLRRDRYRVKHVTVKLGRQLLKAAVDADMEFEASFAQFELGFLLLFAGKLTEAKQVLLKALEQTKQIGDTSGEVRTLCYYVILMRRMGNIDKTEILAHKLLKSAVKAKMTDYIGIAHASLGWVYLKRGNVDLASVQTRKAREIWATLPFDYSMKWTAVLTELKIAFDARDLEKLCNCAKILRHKVQLWLPDQIDVALSGIITGFTTKDDRKVFISAKEALLQAETLGFL, encoded by the coding sequence ATGAAAAAGATTGGTAAACAGTTAGGCCCGTACAAAATTATCAAACCGATAGGCCAAGGTAGTATGGGTGTTGTATTCGCCGCGAAACACGCACTCACTGACAAACAAGTTGCCATAAAAGTAGCGACAAAAAGCGACGTCTCCAAATTAAACCAGCTGCGCCGTGAAATCAGATCCCTTGCAAAGCTTAAACACCCCGGTGTTATTCAGGTTATAGAACATGGCATTTCCGAGGGGCTTCCCTGGTATGCAATGGAAAGACTGACGGAGCCAACGCTTGCCAACACAATAGTTCAGATTTGGTCTCACCAGCACGGTTCTAGAACCACTCCCACAAATCAAATCTCCCTAAGGGCAGATTACAGTCCGGAAGCAACACAGATCAGTCTTGAAGACATCATACTCTCCGACAACATAAACTATAATGACAATGAAGAGATGATAGACATCCGCAATCAGGCTGCCGCCGGTCAACTGGATGACATACTGACACTGATCTACGGTATTTGTGAAGTGCTCGCCTATGTGCACGGTCTTGGTATCATTCACCGAGACCTTAAACCCGATAACGTCTTCATATTGAAAAACAAGTTACCTGTCCTGGTGGATTTCGGACTTGTCACTCAGGTACGTGGCACAATAGGCCGGGAAGTTATAGAAAACGCTCAGGTCGTTAGCGGATCGCCTCACTTTATGGCCCCGGAACAAATTCGAAATGAAACGCTTGATGCGCGTTGTGACTTGTATAGCCTTGGATGCATTTTATATGAGCTCGTGACAAGCTTAAAGCCTTTTAGTGGTTCACGCGCCCAGATCTTTCACGCTCACCTTGAGCGTATCCCTCTTAAGCCTTCCAATCTTGTTCACGGTGTTCCAAAAGCACTTGATGACTTAATCATGGCGCTCTTGGCTAAAGAAGTAAATAGGCGCATAGGTTACGCAGAAACAGTTCTGCAAGCCCTTGAGGATCTGGGCACTCAAAGGCCCCAGTGGCCAAGTGCTATTCCGTCTGCGCGCGCCTATCTGTACCGTGCTTCCTTCATCGAGAACGCCAGAGTAAGTACGGACATTGAAAGCCACCTGAGACGTGTCAAAAAAGGCGCGGGCCAAATCCTTGTTGTTATGGGCGAAAGCGGGCTGGGTAAAACACGTTTGGGCTCCGAAATGGCCAAAAAAGCCCAACGGTCAGGTATGGAGGTTGTCTGCTGTGAGTGCGCAGCAAAGGGTGGTGACAACGCGCAATCAAAACCTATCAGCCAACCGCTCTATCCGTTCTTGCAATTATTGGATCAGGTCGCTGACAATTGTATGGAAGGTGGAGAGGCAAGTTTCCAAACCCTGTGTGGCAAGCATGCAGCAGTGCTCTGTGAATATTCAAGCAGCATCAAGGAGCTTCCTTGGACGCAGCTGTTGCCAGCCCCGCCTAAGCTGGAACAGGAACAGGCCATTACACGCCTGTTTGAAGCCTTGCGCAGTGTTCTTGCCGCCTACTCTAAAATTTGCCCCTTACTGGTGATTCTGGATGACTTGCAATGGGCGGATGGACTTACACTGGCGTTCATAAAGTACCTTTCAGAATATGGTTTGGATGATGCCCCCGTCCTCCTGCTTGGAACCATGCGCTCTGAAGAAAGAACACAGGAAATTAATGGCATTTTATCAGCTGACAACGTCAAGGAAGTCTCGTTGGCGCGAATGGATATCCGCGATATTAAGAAACTGGCAAGTGGCATGCTGACCGTCAGCCAGCTCCCCCATACCTTCGCAGAGTTTCTCTTCGAGCGCAGCAATGGAAACCCTTTCTTTATTGCCGAGTATCTACGCACAGCCATAACAGAGCGCGTACTATGCCGGGACCAGACCGGCAAATGGGCATTTGCAGATCAGGCTCTTTTTGAGTTCACCAATTATGAAAGCTTACTGCTGCCGGATACAATCAGCGATCTTATTGAACTGCGTCTGGCCCGGCTAAAACCAATCGCACGCAAAGTGGTTGACTGTGCCGCATTGATTGGTCGCCACTTCGAGACTGACCTCATTGCCTCTGTTAAGGGTCTGACTGAAGAAACAGTAGGGCAGGTCATCGACGAGCTCGTTGAGCGCCAGATACTTGAGACTGACGATAAGGACGGCTTCCGCTTCCTCCACGATAAAATACGGGAAGTGGCAGAAGCCCAGCTCACATCAGAGCGCCAACGTGAGCTGCACAGCAAAATTGCACGACAGCTTGACAAGCTGCGTAATGATGCAAAAGGACAGCAATCAAATAATGTCCGCCTGGGGCACCATTGGGCATGCGCACAGGTTCCTGACAAAGCCGCGCAGCATCTGCGCCTGGCCGCAGATCAAGCACACCGCCATCATGCGATTGAAGAAGCACTCCAACTCAATCAAAGGGCTCTTCTGGAAACCCAAAAGGCCCGGCGGCAACAGCCAGAGCGCAAAGCCCATTGGGACAGGGAAACCATTACCGCCAATGAAGCACTGGCGGCCCTGCATTCACTCAAACGTGATTACGAGCCGGCCCGTAACGCTTTGCGCCAGGCCCTTGATCAAAAGCCAGGCGATTTCATCACTAAAGCCCGGCTTAACAGACTACTGGGCAAAACATTTGAAACAGAACACAGACATAAAGAGGCATTGGCGGCCTATAGCGAAGCTGAACGCCTCCTGAACTCTGATCCAGCCCCTTCCTGCGCATGGGGCGATGAACTTATTGAGGTTAAGCTGGGGCGCCTATGGACCCACTACTGGGCAGCAAACTCACACTTGATGGGCATCGAAATTTCAGAGACACAAGCGCTGATAAAAGAAAGAGGAACACCACGCCATCTCTACCAGTTTTACCTGACACAGATATTCAGAGATCTGCGCCGTGATCGTTATCGCGTCAAACATGTGACTGTGAAACTCGGCCGCCAATTGTTGAAAGCCGCTGTCGACGCCGACATGGAATTTGAGGCTTCCTTTGCCCAGTTTGAACTAGGGTTCCTTTTGCTGTTTGCTGGAAAACTCACAGAAGCAAAACAAGTACTTTTGAAAGCGCTGGAACAAACCAAACAGATTGGCGACACCAGCGGCGAGGTCCGAACGCTATGTTACTACGTCATCCTGATGCGGCGGATGGGAAACATAGATAAAACGGAAATCTTAGCCCACAAGCTTCTGAAATCAGCCGTAAAAGCTAAAATGACAGATTATATTGGTATCGCCCATGCAAGTTTGGGATGGGTTTACCTGAAACGGGGGAACGTTGACTTAGCCAGCGTACAAACCCGCAAAGCTAGGGAGATTTGGGCAACCCTGCCCTTTGATTATTCCATGAAATGGACCGCGGTTTTGACTGAACTGAAAATTGCTTTTGATGCCCGAGACCTTGAAAAACTGTGTAATTGCGCCAAAATATTACGCCATAAAGTGCAGCTTTGGCTTCCAGATCAAATCGACGTTGCTTTGAGCGGCATCATAACGGGCTTTACCACAAAAGATGACCGCAAAGTATTCATCAGCGCAAAAGAAGCATTACTTCAAGCCGAAACCTTAGGTTTCCTTTAG